A window of the Methanofollis sp. genome harbors these coding sequences:
- the scmF gene encoding SynChlorMet cassette radical SAM/SPASM protein ScmF, whose amino-acid sequence MNGRGLVQEDENSGYPLHQLYFYLTDECNLACRHCWIAPGYLNATTATSFLPFDLFVSIIREAQPLGLTGVKLTGGEPLLHPQIAEIVTFVRDEGLRLVVETNGTLMTPEIARILASCKGAFVSVSLDGADAATHEWVRGVPGSFAAACAGVGHLAAAGLRPQVIMTVMQRNQDQLDAVVRLARSLGAGSVKFNLMQPTARGETMHARGEALTIEELVTLGRWVEDELASRTDVRLIYGHPPAFRPLGRIFGSDGDGCGVCGVCGIHGILGVIADGSYALCGIGEIVPEMVFGHAGKDRLADVWERTPVLNEIRERLPEGLTGVCRRCLMKGRCLGSCLAQNYYLSGDFWAPFWFCEEAERAGVFPETRLVHGAEKEGNRLKRPVLEHVE is encoded by the coding sequence ATGAACGGCAGGGGACTGGTGCAGGAGGACGAAAACTCGGGATACCCACTGCATCAACTCTATTTCTACCTCACCGACGAGTGCAACCTCGCGTGCCGCCACTGCTGGATCGCGCCCGGGTACCTGAACGCAACCACGGCCACATCGTTCCTCCCCTTCGACCTCTTTGTTTCCATCATCAGGGAGGCGCAACCACTCGGTCTCACCGGCGTGAAACTCACGGGGGGCGAGCCTCTCCTCCACCCACAAATCGCGGAGATCGTAACATTTGTCCGGGACGAAGGCCTCAGGCTCGTTGTCGAGACCAACGGGACGTTGATGACACCTGAGATTGCGCGGATCCTCGCTTCGTGTAAAGGTGCCTTTGTCTCGGTGAGCCTCGACGGCGCCGATGCGGCGACGCATGAATGGGTCCGTGGCGTTCCCGGGAGTTTTGCGGCGGCGTGTGCAGGGGTCGGGCATCTCGCGGCGGCGGGGCTCAGGCCCCAGGTGATCATGACGGTGATGCAACGGAATCAGGACCAGCTTGATGCGGTTGTACGACTCGCCAGGTCGCTCGGTGCAGGTTCCGTGAAATTCAATCTCATGCAACCGACGGCCAGGGGTGAGACGATGCATGCCAGAGGAGAGGCCCTGACAATCGAGGAACTGGTCACTCTCGGGCGGTGGGTAGAGGACGAACTGGCGTCCCGCACCGACGTTCGCCTCATCTACGGCCACCCCCCCGCCTTCAGACCACTCGGGCGGATCTTCGGGAGTGACGGGGACGGCTGCGGGGTCTGCGGGGTCTGCGGAATCCACGGAATCCTCGGAGTGATCGCCGACGGATCGTATGCACTCTGCGGGATCGGGGAGATTGTGCCCGAAATGGTTTTCGGGCATGCCGGAAAAGACCGGCTCGCAGATGTCTGGGAACGGACGCCGGTCCTAAACGAGATCAGGGAACGGCTCCCGGAGGGATTGACAGGAGTGTGCAGACGCTGTCTAATGAAAGGGCGGTGCCTCGGGAGCTGCCTCGCGCAGAACTATTATCTAAGCGGCGACTTCTGGGCGCCATTCTGGTTCTGCGAGGAAGCTGAGCGGGCCGGGGTATTCCCTGAAACCCGTCTGGTGCATGGGGCGGAGAAAGAGGGAAACCGCCTGAAACGGCCGGTCCTCGAGCACGTTGAGTGA
- the scmD gene encoding SynChlorMet cassette protein ScmD: MVGTGNNIFGNPRIVFREEFDDWAILFDPDTGEAYGLNPTGAYVWKLLDGKHTQDEICEAVRQSYSDVPGGAATEITAFIDELTEKGFAGRDVTPHGTG; the protein is encoded by the coding sequence ATGGTCGGAACAGGCAATAATATATTTGGAAATCCGCGTATCGTCTTCAGAGAGGAATTCGACGACTGGGCAATCCTCTTCGATCCCGACACCGGCGAGGCCTACGGCCTCAACCCGACAGGAGCATATGTCTGGAAACTGCTGGACGGAAAGCACACTCAGGACGAGATCTGCGAGGCGGTCAGGCAGTCCTATTCCGACGTCCCGGGTGGGGCGGCGACCGAGATTACAGCGTTTATAGACGAACTCACAGAGAAGGGTTTTGCAGGGCGGGATGTGACACCCCATGGAACCGGATGA
- the scmE gene encoding SynChlorMet cassette radical SAM/SPASM protein ScmE, with product MEPDEAAVGVMHTPRTVDLAITHHCNLRCTYCSHFSSAGDAGRDLPTGEWLQFFEELNRCAVMGVTLQGGEPFCRPDLPELIGGIVKNRMRFSILSNGTRITDELAAFIAGTGRCNTVQVSIDGSTPEVHDSFRGRGTFVRAVQGISRLHEQGVPVSVRVTVHRKNVNDIDAIARFLLEDLGLPSFSTNAASYFGLCREHADAVQLTPEDRTAAMATLLGLNRRYGGRISATAGPLAEAEHWLKMERARREGRAPLPGGGHLTGCGCAMSKIAVRADGAIVPCILLGHIELGRINRDNLGEIWRTHPEIQRMRSRREIPLEQFPFCQGCPYMPYCTGNCPALAATLLGDAYHPSPDACLRRFLEAGGRLPEGEA from the coding sequence ATGGAACCGGATGAAGCGGCGGTGGGGGTGATGCACACACCCCGCACCGTCGATCTCGCGATCACCCACCATTGCAACCTCAGGTGTACCTACTGCAGCCATTTCTCGAGCGCCGGCGACGCCGGCAGAGATCTCCCGACCGGCGAGTGGCTGCAATTTTTCGAGGAACTGAACAGGTGCGCCGTGATGGGCGTCACCCTCCAGGGCGGCGAACCCTTCTGCCGACCCGATCTTCCCGAACTTATTGGCGGCATTGTGAAAAACCGGATGCGCTTCTCTATTCTCTCCAACGGGACGCGGATCACCGACGAACTGGCGGCATTTATCGCCGGGACCGGGCGGTGCAACACCGTACAGGTCTCCATCGACGGATCGACCCCTGAAGTCCACGACTCGTTCCGGGGGAGAGGAACGTTCGTCCGTGCGGTGCAGGGCATCTCCCGTCTGCACGAACAGGGGGTACCGGTCTCGGTGCGGGTGACGGTCCATAGAAAGAATGTCAACGACATCGACGCGATCGCGAGGTTCCTGCTGGAAGACCTCGGTCTCCCTTCCTTTTCGACCAACGCAGCGTCCTATTTCGGTCTCTGCCGGGAGCATGCCGACGCCGTCCAGCTCACCCCCGAAGACCGCACAGCCGCCATGGCGACGCTGCTCGGTCTGAACCGGAGGTACGGGGGACGGATCTCGGCCACCGCAGGCCCACTCGCCGAGGCGGAACACTGGCTAAAGATGGAACGAGCCCGGCGCGAGGGGCGGGCGCCCCTTCCCGGCGGCGGCCATCTCACCGGCTGCGGCTGTGCCATGAGCAAAATCGCCGTCAGGGCCGACGGGGCGATCGTCCCCTGCATCCTGCTCGGCCATATTGAACTCGGGCGGATCAACCGGGACAATCTCGGGGAGATCTGGCGCACCCACCCCGAGATACAACGGATGCGAAGCCGGCGGGAGATCCCGCTCGAGCAGTTCCCCTTCTGCCAGGGCTGTCCGTACATGCCCTACTGTACCGGCAACTGCCCGGCCCTCGCCGCCACTCTGCTGGGCGACGCCTATCACCCAAGCCCTGACGCCTGCCTCCGGCGATTCCTGGAGGCCGGAGGACGACTGCCTGAGGGAGAAGCATGA